One Periophthalmus magnuspinnatus isolate fPerMag1 chromosome 8, fPerMag1.2.pri, whole genome shotgun sequence genomic window carries:
- the slc2a6 gene encoding solute carrier family 2, facilitated glucose transporter member 6, with the protein MSNDEETPLLRKRPEKIRNSRLFLAVFSAVLGNFNFGYSLVYPSPVLPVLQGPDADPRLRMDNSQAALFGSIYTLGAAGGGLGAMLLNDMIGRKMSIMLSAVPSSIGYMLMGGAFNVEMLYVGRFLTGLAGGMTAASIPVYISEISHKAVRGALGSCPQITAVVGTLTLYVLGLWVPFRWLAIAGGVPAVLMVVLLSFMPSSPRRLLSLGRGDKAEQALRWLRGPDYDPNPEISGIQHSIRMQTKLSWSQLRKPEYYKPILISVVMRFLQQMTGITPILIYLQPIFNRSNVSLLPEYDAALVGAVRLFSVMLAASLMDKAGRKALLYTSSLVMFVASLSMTITSHTTPCPGTPNSTVLNYNSHNALGNGTDFSQNNASIFPVISTMVFIFGYAMGWGPITWLLMSEVLPLVTRGVASGVCVTVSWLTAFALTHAFTLMLDYGLYVPFLLFTVVCVLCLFFTAVVIPETRGRSLEEIENYFRTGRSFTISSRSPSVREST; encoded by the exons ATGTCAAACGACGAGGAGACACCACTGCTGAGAAAAAGGCCAGAAAAG ATCCGTAACTCCAGACTGTTCCTGGCCGTCTTCTCTGCTGTCCTGGGAAACTTCAATTTTGGTTACTCCTTGGTGTACCCCTCCCCTGTCCTGCCCGTGCTGCAGGGCCCTGACGCTGACCCCAGACTGAGGATGGACAATTCCCAGGCCGCCCTGTTCGGCTCCATCTACACGCTCGGGGCCGCGGGCGGGGGTCTCGGGGCTATGCTGCTCAACGACATGATTGGACGAAAGATGAGCATAATGTTATCAGCTGTTCCCTCTTCTATTGG GTACATGCTGATGGGAGGGGCTTTTAACGTGGAGATGCTTTACGTGGGACGGTTTCTTACAGGTTTAGCTGGAGGAATGACTGCAGCATCTATACCT GTTTACATCTCTGAAATCTCCCATAAGGCAGTGCGAGGGGCTCTGGGCTCCTGTCCTCAGATCACTGCAGTGGTCGGGACGTTAACTCTTTATGTACTTG GTTTGTGGGTGCCTTTTCGCTGGTTGGCCATAGCGGGAGGGGTCCCAGCTGTGCTCATGGTCGTGTTGTTGTCCTTCATGCCGTCCTCTCCCAGGAGGCTGCTGTCTTTGGGCAGAGGGGATAAGGCAGAACAGGCCCTGCGCTGGCTCCGGGGTCCAGACTATGACCCCAACCCAGAGATCAGTGGAATACAG CACAGTATCCGCATGCAGACCAAGTTGTCCTGGTCCCAGCTGAGGAAACCTGAGTATTATAAACCAATCTTGATCTCTGTGGTGATGAGATTCCTTCAGCAGATGACAGGCATCACTCCAATCCTTATTTACCTCCAGCCCATCTTCAACAGGAGCAACGTGTCCCTCCTCCCAGA GTATGATGCAGCTCTGGTGGGAGCGGTGCGATTGTTCTCGGTGATGTTGGCAGCCAGTTTAATGGACAAAGCCGGGCGTAAAGCTTTGTTGTACACGTCAAGCCTGGTCATGTTTGTCGCCTCCCTCTCGATGACGATCACATCACACACCACTCCCTGTCCGGGCACTCCGAACAGCACGGTCCTGAACTACAACTCCCACAATGCCCTGGGAAATGGTACAGACTTCAGCCAAAATAATGCAAGCATCTTTCCCGTCATAAGCACCATGGTGTTTATCTTTG GATACGCCATGGGGTGGGGCCCGATCACCTGGCTGCTGATGTCAGAGGTGTTGCCGTTGGTGACGAGGGGCGTGGCCTCGGGGGTGTGCGTGACGGTCAGCTGGTTGACTGCGTTCGCGCTCACTCACGCCTTCACTCTCATGCTGGACTACGGCCTGTACGTGCCCTTCCTGCTCTTCACTGTGGTGTGCGTGCTGTGCCTCTTCTTCACCGCCGTGGTCATCCCGGAGACCCGCGGGCGCTCGCTGGAGGAGATTGAGAACTACTTCAGGACGGGGCGCTCCTTCACCATCAGCAGCCGCAGCCCCTCTGTGCGGGAGTCCACCTGA